A window of the Clostridium sp. 'White wine YQ' genome harbors these coding sequences:
- a CDS encoding NAD(P)/FAD-dependent oxidoreductase — MAIRINNLTLNIEEDNSSLSKKIAKKLGIGVKNLPEIRIIKESIDARKKDSIKINYCVEVSMENEEQLVKKINDKDVKIEDDVYEEEFNLGTKKLNTRPVVIGMGPAGLFAALLLARKGYRPIVFERGEEIDNRSKTVDLFWADGTLKESSNVQFGEGGAGTFSDGKLTTRIKDARCSYVLKALVKGGAPEEIIYKAKPHVGTDILKEVVKNIREEIKALGGEVNFNSTLNNITMENGKIKEIQVDEMKIPCETLILAIGHSSRDTYEMLNRSGIHMEQKPFAIGVRVEHPQELIDKNQYGKYAGHPKLHAAEYRLSHTSKETGRGVYSFCMCPGGLVVATASEEGRLVTNGMSYHARDKQNANSAIVVTVAPEDFQSKSPLAGIEFQRKYEELAYKAGGGNFIAPVQLIGDFLKDTKSQRIGSVEPSYKPGYELSDMRKCLPEFVISSLKEGLVAFDRKINGFAEENAIMTGIETRTSAPVRIPRNEKLQSISLEGLYPAGEGAGYAGGIISAAVDGLKVAENLIKEYSPC, encoded by the coding sequence ATGGCGATTAGAATAAATAATTTAACATTAAATATAGAAGAGGATAATTCATCCTTGTCAAAAAAAATTGCAAAGAAGTTGGGAATAGGGGTAAAAAACTTACCTGAAATTAGAATAATAAAAGAATCAATAGATGCTAGAAAAAAAGATAGTATAAAGATAAATTATTGTGTTGAAGTTTCTATGGAAAATGAGGAACAATTAGTTAAGAAGATAAATGATAAAGATGTAAAAATAGAAGATGATGTATATGAAGAAGAATTTAACTTAGGAACTAAAAAATTAAATACTAGACCAGTAGTAATTGGTATGGGTCCTGCGGGATTATTTGCAGCTCTTTTACTAGCTAGAAAAGGATATAGACCAATAGTTTTTGAAAGAGGGGAAGAAATAGATAATAGAAGTAAGACAGTGGATTTATTTTGGGCAGATGGGACTCTAAAAGAAAGTTCAAATGTACAATTTGGAGAAGGTGGAGCAGGGACATTTTCTGATGGTAAGCTAACTACTAGAATAAAAGATGCTAGATGCAGCTATGTACTTAAAGCGTTAGTTAAAGGTGGAGCACCAGAAGAAATAATATATAAGGCTAAGCCTCATGTTGGTACAGATATATTAAAAGAGGTTGTGAAAAATATAAGGGAAGAGATAAAGGCTCTAGGTGGAGAGGTGAACTTTAATTCTACCTTGAATAATATAACTATGGAAAATGGAAAAATAAAAGAGATACAAGTAGATGAAATGAAAATTCCATGTGAAACTCTTATTTTAGCAATTGGGCACAGTTCAAGGGATACATATGAAATGTTAAATAGAAGTGGTATACATATGGAACAAAAACCATTTGCTATAGGAGTTAGAGTAGAACATCCACAGGAGCTAATTGATAAAAATCAGTATGGAAAATATGCAGGACATCCAAAACTACATGCAGCAGAATATAGACTTTCGCATACATCTAAAGAAACTGGAAGAGGGGTTTATTCATTTTGTATGTGTCCTGGTGGATTAGTAGTAGCAACAGCTTCAGAAGAGGGAAGACTAGTTACAAATGGTATGAGCTATCATGCAAGAGATAAGCAAAATGCTAATTCAGCAATAGTAGTTACTGTAGCACCAGAAGATTTCCAAAGCAAATCTCCTTTGGCGGGTATAGAGTTTCAAAGAAAATATGAGGAACTAGCCTATAAAGCTGGTGGAGGAAACTTTATAGCACCAGTACAATTAATAGGAGATTTTTTAAAGGATACAAAATCACAAAGAATTGGCAGCGTTGAGCCAAGTTATAAACCAGGTTATGAACTATCAGATATGAGAAAATGTTTGCCTGAATTTGTTATAAGTTCACTTAAAGAAGGGCTAGTTGCATTTGACAGAAAGATAAATGGTTTTGCAGAAGAAAATGCGATAATGACTGGAATTGAAACAAGAACATCTGCGCCAGTTAGAATTCCTAGAAATGAAAAGCTTCAAAGCATATCCTTGGAAGGGTTATATCCAGCGGGAGAAGGTGCGGGCTATGCAGGAGGAATTATATCAGCGGCAGTAGATGGGTTAAAGGTAGCCGAGAACTTAATAAAAGAATATTCGCCATGTTAA
- a CDS encoding CdaR family protein, with translation MDQKVSKKQQIIIQIICVILSFGLWLYISNVESPVRTYTLEKVPVEILNEGTLKNSGLVLEPNQKVYVDLKLEGPSSEVYSVKKEQFKITADLESYALKKGQNNVPVEIVDYPSNINIKNDGFLRVTIVIDQLETKTISVKNELNISTRKEYYAGEPTLSVNKGTISGPSKYVNSVASLVAKGDFLNLDKDFSTSVKLVPVDSSNNKVENINIEPANIDVTIPVRQLKPIKVNVITTGNLPSGLSLKSILSEDEYIELQGNARVIDNIASIDTEAIDLSKITSSGSVKVNLKFPDGVTSQTKEVNVDIQLEKIISKDILVPVTVKSLGDGLASSLNKTQVKVTISGLESNVNKYTPDMFKGEIDLSNLAEGTYDLTPKITAGNSNNITISPQEKVTVVITKK, from the coding sequence ATGGATCAAAAAGTTAGCAAAAAACAACAAATAATAATACAAATAATTTGTGTAATACTTTCTTTTGGTTTATGGCTATACATATCAAATGTTGAAAGTCCCGTTAGAACATATACCCTTGAAAAGGTGCCAGTAGAAATCTTAAATGAAGGAACACTTAAAAATTCAGGATTAGTACTAGAACCAAATCAGAAAGTATATGTTGATTTAAAGTTAGAAGGCCCTTCATCAGAGGTTTATTCAGTAAAAAAGGAGCAGTTTAAGATTACTGCAGATCTAGAATCATATGCACTAAAGAAAGGACAAAATAATGTGCCTGTTGAGATAGTAGATTATCCTTCAAACATAAATATAAAAAATGACGGATTTTTGAGAGTTACTATAGTAATAGATCAATTAGAAACCAAAACCATATCAGTTAAAAATGAATTGAATATTTCTACCAGAAAAGAATATTATGCAGGCGAACCAACCTTATCAGTCAATAAAGGGACAATTTCAGGACCATCAAAATATGTGAATTCTGTAGCAAGTCTTGTGGCTAAAGGAGACTTCTTAAATTTAGATAAGGATTTTTCAACCTCTGTAAAGTTAGTCCCAGTGGATAGTAGTAATAATAAAGTAGAAAATATAAATATAGAGCCAGCTAATATCGATGTAACAATACCGGTTAGACAGTTAAAACCAATAAAGGTTAATGTCATAACTACGGGTAATCTTCCAAGTGGACTATCATTAAAATCAATATTATCTGAAGATGAATATATCGAACTTCAGGGAAATGCAAGGGTCATAGATAATATTGCTTCTATAGATACTGAAGCAATTGACTTATCGAAGATAACTTCAAGTGGAAGTGTTAAGGTTAATTTGAAGTTCCCTGATGGAGTTACTTCTCAAACTAAAGAAGTTAATGTTGATATTCAGTTAGAAAAAATAATAAGTAAAGATATCTTGGTACCAGTTACGGTGAAATCATTAGGAGATGGATTAGCATCTTCTTTGAATAAAACACAAGTAAAGGTAACAATAAGTGGTTTAGAAAGCAATGTAAATAAATATACACCTGATATGTTTAAAGGAGAAATAGATTTATCAAATTTGGCAGAAGGAACTTATGACCTGACACCTAAGATTACGGCAGGTAATTCGAACAATATCACAATTTCACCACAAGAAAAAGTTACAGTTGTTATTACGAAAAAGTAG